Below is a genomic region from Astatotilapia calliptera chromosome 2, fAstCal1.2, whole genome shotgun sequence.
ACACAATAAGTACAACTTTTATTTCAGTTCCATATTTAACTAGATACTTCACCTCTAAATGCAAGTTCAGGTGTCTGTACTTGAAATTAGATTTATTGTTAATATAAGGATGACATATTACAAAAGGAACACAAATCATATTCCCAACTTTGACTTTCTGAATCTTTTTGGTTTTCTCAGCAGGGACAAAGAATCCTTCTCACATTTCAGAAAATAACTTGTCAACTTTGGACCATTTAAATGTCGTGGTAAATATTCTACTTTTTCGCACATTACAATTCAACATTTTGTCTCTGAATTTTAATATGGCAGCGTTGACTTGAGCCCCAGATACATAGACCTAAAACCAGTTGGTGACCCTGTGGCAAAccactggttgctagggaaaatgTATATTCCCTGTCTGATTTGTGAGTCATTGCCGGAAGTTGTTGCCAAACACGAGGTGAAACTGGTCACAAAGAAAACCTCCTTgcaatagagattgacagaccacgtgatactcgcgcattgcatgccgggaactcgtggcaaaacaatccaagtaccgcctcaaatgcaagcatttgcagcaccgcaaaacgttcattctccggttccaataccttcttgctttttctttgtcccccaaaaaagttatgtacaaaacgaaggagaacaatgtcggtccgtacaaagacagacttaatgaaaagtcaaagaaaagatacgaggaaaaaaatcaaacgagtGAAAGGTTTAGACCcgtacgagcacacagagggacaaaagacgttagcgtgctgcccaactttcaccacgctcatatttataattatacggttcttggagtgagtgcatacactcgtgaagtttagtaacttcaggtcactgcaacaagcccaggtacagtttaccgacggatgggtgcaggaccttgaaatgcaccgtgtagaacgaaagaccatcgtacgtatcataagtttaccagtctcacaaatcgtcttcataaatacacattcgttaaccgtttattaataggacctttgagctcaacggtaattaattagtagtggaaataatttctaataataaataatacagaaatgtagcagcgacaataatattgtatgctgtaatcgcactgggcaattagtgatacaaaaaacctgttttatcctgtgaataaaagtatatggttttgtcaatgtaccatggtaataacagaagccaaacgcaatattgtgtcaggacaattcactatttatgcacaataaacaaaagagcgaccatttctgttcagcgccagacttgcttgtaacctatatcaccaattatgttaagaaaaatgacgtattaactactacaaaactctgacctttgtgggaatgcttggagcagactaacctgtgagctggagtgttctgggacgttatatttggtctttgaatggctgcaatccaggccatccgtcgcatctttgttacttcggaaacatggctcgaacaatttctcttcaacgacgtaatccgataacaaccgatctctttacccgtcgacttcccgtggctgtcatgcgaccggctattgcagttaataatacaacagcttcttgccattttttatgtttctttgtaTCGCTGTGTAATGtaatttcaattgaaagcctgcgtgcgctagtacctcttgccacgagttcccagaatcctttgcggttttacccctgaatgacgtcacattttcaatctctattgcTTTGGTCAGCACACAATTTGCATGAAAGTTGCGCTTTCTAAAGCATGTTGACTGCAACAATAAGGCAGTAATTTAGTAAGTAACCAAAGAtggcaaccaaagcaatcacaaggaggtttgTGGTGAGGCACTAGCTTTGACACCACTTTTACCTCGCTGAACAGTCGGGGAAGTACCCTAGTGATCGAAGTTTGCCTTAGGTTCGCTGACTGGTCTCTCAGGCTGAGTGATGGAGGCCTTAGCTaaagcgcaataatttttttctcctttcttcaaTCATATGTCGTCTCATAATAATCACTGCATCATATTTAGTTAATTTTATCTGCCATAGtcaatgtaaatgttttcttcaGCCAGGCTGACAAGTATGTTGACAGaagccttgtttttgttttgttttactaaaataaaaactacataaTTGTTATTCACAGGATGGTGAGTCAGACGCAGTAAACTATGTAGCACTGAATTTCTCCTCAAGAAATCGAGTGAAGAAGAACAAGATGAAAGAGTCACCACAGGAGTGTGTGTACTCTGCTGTGAGACCATATAATCACGCATTGTCTCAAACATCTTAGTAGGCAGAGCAGGATTTGCAAGGAAAAGACAGCCTATATTTCTTTATGGTggttatttttaatcaaatatttgtttgttaatgTTTATTATATTTGAAGTTAATCCTACGACAAATTTCAGCATGTGAGTTGTTGAAAACATTACATTACACATTTTTATGCTGTTAATGCTGTGTTAGCTTATAATAAAGTGGCTTTTGTAAAATTAATTGTACAACCTAAAATGCATTCCTATAAATGGCTAAATACAACTTGACCTTACACTACAGCAGAAGTAATAACATCATTTCACTCAGCAACTCAGTACTATATCAgtattgcatttttttgtgtAACTGTGGACGATCAATGAAGTGATTGAGGTCTGTCATGTAGCAAGCATTAATGTGCATATCAACAACTGACGGCTGCGGCTGCTTCGTCATATTTTGGGtgagctgtttttgtgttttatgatgTTACATGGTTATAGTCCTTTTAGTGCCATCTACAGGCTGTAATGCTCCTGACCCGTAATATACTATATTAGAGTTAATTAAAATTCACACCTCACACTTCTGGCCAAATATAACATTAGTACAACCTTATCAAAAACAATTTGGAAAAAGTGACATTaacttttaacctttattttaccTACACACATACTATCGAAGCTTCCTATGTGGGGTTTAACTTTTTTATAGCAGCCAGATGATGCAACAGACCTGTAAGTTTCGTTTCATTTGGTACATTTTCCTGTTCAGCCTGATGAATCAGCAACATAACTTGGTTTTGTacaattaacaataaaaacaaccaaaatacCAAACTGGGACTTTAATTACATGTTAAATTTGCCACTTGTAAGTCAGATGATTTCTAGGCAaaataaatgtgacaaaaagTATCAGAATGAGAACAGATGAAGAAAGACAAAGTGCTGCAACAAAAAACCTCGTTATGATTGCTTTGGTTCCTAGCACAGTTGTCTCTAGTTTTTTCCATttatctgcaaacacttgctagCTACTAGCCAAGTGAcagaaaaacttgaaaaagtgtgaTACATACTGTAAATGGAGAAGTTTCACCTCTCAATGTAAAGGTTTTGCCTCAGAGCTGCAGCCAACATGTTGCAAAATCTCAATTTTTACTGTGAGCACAAATGGGAATTATTTTACCACAAACTGCCATCAACCCTCAGAAGGCACTTGCAACCGGTCTGTTACAACGGGTAGTACCCAGTGGATTGTTCATCGTCGACTATGACTGTCATTCATCCTAAATGAATGTCTTGTGGTTAGTGGTCACAAACCTCAATTACAAGTTTCAAAAAACCATCAAAATAATGAATCAAGATTTATAAGTGGGTTCACAATTACATTATTTTCTGGATGCAGTGACTTTGTAtattacaaaacacaaacatggagTGATGGATGCATCAAGGGCAATGATGAGTCGAGCCACATTCATAAGAACATTTACCTAAAACATTAATAATTAGCTGATGGCAATTACTTCCAGTGTCGGTTAATCCATTCCAAAAGCCTTGACGGCTGCATAGATCCTTTCTCGCTCCAgtgcttttgtatttctttttctagCACTGTCAGTTTTTATCGTTGTAAATATGACAGCAGAGTAAATGCATGTGTCCTTTTCTCTCTGGAGAAATGTGGGGGGAAATGAAACGGTCAGTGTTATAACAAAGaataattacttatttttgatgagtTTACCTTACCTTCACGTTTCGTTTTTCAATACTTTCTTGCAGGGAATTAGAAGctagaaaagaataaaaataaatttataaaaattaatattaaattagCATTTGTGACAGTAATTGTGATATATGACATAAGTAATATTACCATTGCAGTCACACTTGTTATGCTTGATGATATAAATAAGAATACCAATTGCCATCACACTTATGACCAACacagcacacagcagcagaagaattGTATTGTCTTTCAATAAACCACCAAAGGTCCCCAAGCCGGTTtctgacagaagaaaaaaaaaattaatcacatttttttaacttctaATTAAGAGCAACAGTATCATCAGCATGTGTCAAACTCACCTCTAATATTGAGTTTTGTTCCATTCCCAAAAATAACTTCCCCACAAATGACCAGAGCACAATAATAAGTCTCAGTATCTGAGGAGGTGATGTTCTTAGAGAGTCGATACACACAGCTTTTTGAAGACGATGTTGACTCAGGTTTCTTGGTACATTCATCGGATCCTTTACCATCAGTGTAAATGATGTTCGCCAAAGATTTATCTGATCCAGCACCAAACCAGTGGACACTGTGTTCATCAGGACAAGAACTGTTGCCAGAACTAGAGATGACCGAACACTGGAGAGTCACTGAGTCTCCTGGCTGAACTGGATCACTTCCTGCCGGCAACTGAACAACAGTGTAGTTTGACTGAGTGTTTTCtataaaaaatgataataatatggAACTTGAAAAAGGGCTGCAAAGGGTTAACGCATATAAAGAATGTAATGAAggttaaaacaaaaccaaaacaatgaaaagacaTCATTACCATTCAGAGACAAGTAGGTTGCATTCCAATGATCTTTACTCCAGGTGGAGGCTGCACAATGATAGAGTGCTTCATCTTCTCGGACAGTCGAAAAAATGGTCAGCATGCTCATTACTTGTGTGCTGTTTGCATCAAATCGTGACTGAGGAAAGCCTCGTTCAAATGTTGGCTTTTCAGTAGCTTTCATCAACGTTGTAATTAGTTTAAGGCTGCCACCAATGTTCTGTTTGTACCACTTGACTCGTGTGTTACTATACTCCAAATCAGGGAACCAACATGTGAAGGTCACTGAGTTGCCAAGTTGACATTTAGTCACTGAGAGTAGAGCAGCTGTAGGAAAGCACAACAGATATGTAGATTATATAAATGCAATTAGATAAGAATCATAATATTGTAGATttgggaaagaaaaatagaagaaaaaaaatctgtacatGCATATACATCATCAGTCTTATGAAACAGCATATCCAGAGGCAAAGCGTAAATGCATTACTTGCAACTGGAAGGCAAATTGAATTATTTTGCTACAAAAAATGACAATTGGGTAAAACCTCCACAAAACGCTAAAATGGGACATAGGTAGATTGCACTTACATCCTTGACGAAGCAGAGTCAGTATAATCCATAAATGCAACATCTTGATGCTTTTTGTGATGTGGGCTTTGGTTTTTAAGTGAGTGATGCAAGATTGATGTGATAGTCCCGACTGTCAAAAGAAGCCACTTGGTAGCTGCTTTCATTTCCTGCATTGTGCAACATGCCTTTGGAGGTTTTTGTGGTTTGCTCAAACAGGTCAAACTTCagcataaatattttaataatctaATATGTTCATAAACATATATggcataataataattatgtaaACAGAGAATATAGCTTAAGTGAAAAAGCTGAGGTGACAGGTAAAATATTTAGTCAACAGTTCTGAGGAGTTGTGATCCTGCAGAAATTTAcagataaataaagtaatgAATTTGTTGCCTTTATTAGGCTAAAGGCTCAGTATGCTCACATTCACAATTTAAATAACGCTTCTGTGCAAAAGGTAGAGGTCATTTGTTGTATTAACTGTTTTCAAATATCAACTCTAAAATGACTTGCTTGTTGCATCTGATGAAAATCAATTAAAGGTATTaaggtgtttattttttatacacatatacattatTTGTAACTGTAAATCAGtgcatcatttttttctggAGCACTGGGTTTTACACAATTGTTCTGTAAAGTTTTGTTACTCTTTTTAACTTGTATCAcgtttgattttcatttttgatttcCTGAGAAATAGGGAAATACCCACCCATGTACTGATCATAGTAgccttttatgaaaaaaaattgcatgCGTTCTCCACTGTTAGTCCTGTGGTTGAACCAAATGTGCCTTCTTAACACATACAGCATCTGTAAGTAAACCGAAACTTTACAGTCTCTGTATCACTTGTTTTGAGGACTATAGTTTAACAGCTTTCTCCAGTCCACAAGTGTTAACGCTGtagaatacttttttttctcttacggTTTTCTTACTGAAGGAAGTCTGCCTCACAGCAGTTCAATTTCCATTCAGTTCTATTAACatagtgccccccccccccccccccccccctctgtccccttctggtcccccctctgtccccttctggctgcctctgcctcaattttatcccacaactcaGACATTCACAtttctcacactctcattacacatacatataggatcttgggggtgggcacgatacacggaatccaaattaccatcaatgttaaatacacgtagacattgagggctagcaggagggaccatgcgcttacctgctgctctctggcaggtagctccatgccctcctgggttttaaatgcaccttagaacacacatgcatcaacactacaatgagcgggtggagggaggttcggagtcttctctcacccccattctctgcgacctgctggagcgggggggctaggaggaggagttggccgtccgactgcggtctggagtgtggggcctccctgctgctgcggagtcggggtggtctgcctctccccaccgcagggaaaagggtaacaccacctgggtctgggtgcagttcccccctccaggggcaagggtacctagacccggttcgtagagtacgcttggggagtgtgatcgtgtgtacagcgtctctttatgtctgtctccacgttggttgagtgtggagtaagtgcatatgagagcatgagggtgggaatggatgtttgtgtctgtgtgtctgtgtctatatgtcaggttgggtgtcagacgccacctcaggccctccaaggtttggaggcctatctccacccaccaccacttcccctgccggcggcggactccctcagacatcggtgcgttggtggttctttgtgccaggtacacaccggctcactccttggcggccgcttatcggggcctggagcctggggctcgctcgggccactttggaggtggggtgcccccatcctctcggcctggggctcggtcactcacgggcgcgtcactgcaactccccctggcttctgctccgcggctgctgagtgagccctcatctgggactctcctcagctctttctgggacagtggcgtggctgcccctctgttggtcttccttggtctattgtgttctgggggcctctggatgtctggagttttgatctcctccatacctgcttcatgccctggaggacggggctgtggcccccccacaccctctagcagatcattacatgaaggaacctttttaaaaaaaaaaacaagcgcgtccatgctcacaggtgtacacacgggtgatcacgcccacaaactacaccctttttggctcctacctcaaagcacactgtgttctgttgatcttatgtgctgcacaataatgtttaatatttagtatttactgtcatattcccatatatcattgtgatgttgtttattctattactcttgttctcttctgcttgttttcttttttctttctcagcaggtgatccaggtgatcgatatatgcatttttttttctttttctttttttttctgcccgttctgttggtttttgtttttttcccttctcccccgtccctcttctcagctgtttctctttccctctttctttctccccttctttcccccagtcaagtctgtcccgtattcagcaagtgaaaataaaataaacaataaaaggtgaatcaaatggaccattacggcaaggctgggatggtcaatttggtaaagtaaatccgttgggcatctttctttgcctttagacaacaattctgatggcaaaagagccaaacgggacaggcaaaaaaaaaaaataaataaaaaaaatatatattaacatAGTGTCAAATcaaaacagttgcctcaagttgCTTTACATTAAAGATCtgacagtaatacagagaaaacaccaaaGATCTAtcacctatgagcaagcacctgGTGGCAATGCTAGagaaaatctcccttttaacaagatgAAACTTTCAGCAGAACCATGCTTAGGGTGGGGCATCCATCCTCCATGATTGGTTGGATGTGAGGAGAggaatggagaaaaaaaggcgTAGGAATGTCTATATAAGTATACACAACAGcctgtttgtcatttattttaaattatgttcCACTTCAGAATAATGTTGAACAGTAAGTCATTTTGCTTTAGAGTTTGGCTGTCTTTTGATTGACACGTTGCTTATTATAGTTTATTGTGTCGTGTCCCTCACTTTCTCAGTCAGATTAACAGCtggaaatcaaaaacaagaaaatactaACAGTCAAAATTGAAGTTAAAGCTTCAGAACAAGATTTGATAAACCAGTGAGTGATTTGATAATGGTTATGTCCATCTTCTGAATGCAGATACTTCTGAATACAGCAGCTAATTCCATTTTATTGCTATTTTATCTCTATCTTGATACAACAAATCCCTTTGAAGATAGTAGCTGACTACCCATGCTGGCAGACCTGGAACCCATCTttgaagcaaccatttcaaaggcatTGAGACTTCAAGTTAATTGCACACGGTGGTCACAGTAATTTTGGTCATTCCACAGTTTTgtagtgtgactgtagcataacTAGCAAAGTGACAAGAGTATGTTAATAAGAAGTCATAGAGACAAAAATAGTGAACTAATGAaaaaatttattaaaacattctCAAAAGCTTAAGAAAAATCAGGATAAACACAATGCAATAGCCCTTAGCTAATTCATTACGTAATAATTTTTTTGTGCCAGGTTTCAAGTAACAATAAAAACGTATTTTGACAAATGCAAACAACAGAAACGAaagattatttcattattattgctttaaaaaaatcaccaaattaagaaaaaaaaccactttCCAGCTGAGCTCAAGCGTAAATAAAATTGTTCTATTGTTAATAACATAAATAATCAGTTCTATAAGTCTatataaacagtttttttccatgtccaaaataaagtttactgctaacaacaacaacaaaaagcttaATTAATTTCGACTGGCTGCAGGTTTCCCTAACCATATAGGAGTATTCAGTACAGCTGCATAATGATCTGTACTAGCAATAACCACTGGCTATCCCAGAGATCAGTAACCGctttggaaaattaaaaaaatatttatgtacTAATTTATTCTCCCTCTGTTGTATCTGTCATCTATCCTTGTGTGTCAGAAGTATTGTATAgctgaaatacattttactctcaaaccccaaaacacacctTGCCAAATACTCGTTTATCCCAATG
It encodes:
- the LOC113028724 gene encoding uncharacterized protein LOC113028724, with protein sequence MKATEKPTFERGFPQSRFDANSTQVMSMLTIFSTVREDEALYHCAASTWSKDHWNATYLSLNENTQSNYTVVQLPAGSDPVQPGDSVTLQCSVISSSGNSSCPDEHSVHWFGAGSDKSLANIIYTDGKGSDECTKKPESTSSSKSCVYRLSKNITSSDTETYYCALVICGEVIFGNGTKLNIRETGLGTFGGLLKDNTILLLLCAVLVISVMAIGILIYIIKHNKCDCNASNSLQESIEKRNVKREKDTCIYSAVIFTTIKTDSARKRNTKALERERIYAAVKAFGMD